The genomic stretch taattgggttttataaATTACTTTTTGATTGGGAGAGTTGACTACAAAATCCTACCATCATGTTGTCAGGTGCCATGGATGGATTTTGTCGTGAGGATAGGGATGAGAAAAAAAAGAAGGGAAGAGGAGAAGCTGGCCGTGAAAGGAGGTGCTCGGGCCGGGGCGGGCCACATTAGGCCAAGTAGCATAAAATAACAGGCCAAGGCGGGTCTAGGTCGGGTCAGTCCATGCTGATGGCCAGCTCTAACTCTAGTTATTTGTGGTGAACCGTGAACCTAAGGACAATATTGTAAATAAACAGCAGCACCACCAAACTCATGGAAGTTTAATCTACTCTGGCAAGTATGAAGTATCCTATTTtgccaaatcaaatcaaattccCAGTTTCCCTCTGTAAATGATCATCATCCTGCCATGGCTATATTCAGGACCAACCCACTTTTCTACTCCCTCCCTCTCATCAGCTCTCTCTTCTATCTCCCCTCCCGCTCTCACGCCTCGTCCGATCCTGCCAGCCGCTCGCCAGACATCCACGACATCCTCCCGGACTACAACCTCCCTAAGGGCATCCTTCCCAACGTCCCCAACTCGTACACCCTCTCTAACCAAGACGGCAGTTTCACTGTGCATTTGAAGCATCCGTGTTACGTCAGATTCGATGATCAGCTCGTGTACTATGCCCCTCTCATCAAGGGAAAGCTTAGCTACGGCAAGATCTCTCATGTTTCTGGGATTCAAGCTCGGATGTTCTTCATCTGGGTTTCTGTTACTGGATTGGATATCGATACTGACTCCGCCATGGTTGACTTCCATGTTGGAGCCTTGACTCAAAAACTGCCTGCGTACCAGTTTCAGACTATACCTTGTTGTATCAACAAACCTTGTTCCACTTCTATCTGATTCTACTTTGGCATTATGCCTCTTTTTTATGCAAAATATGTTCATTCTCTAAATTTATCATCTACTTTGCTTAAAAGCCTCAAGGATGGCCATAATATACAAGTTACCATTTTCTACAATAGTACGTAATCAAACTTATATTCCGTGTTTCCGTACTACTTTATATCCCAAATCGCCGATCATAAATTACAGCAATGTTCAGATTACTAATTACCAATTATACAACCCTTGTGCTAAAACAGACATGAATAATTCAGAATTGAAGATAAAATCACCCCATTCCACAAGATTCAACCcatgtattaataattgataattaCATGGAATTCAGGCCTATAAGCTTGTGATCCATGAGGAATGAATTCAAATACCACAAGGCAGACAGCCATACACAACTCGAAAAGTTCAAGCTTGAAGCACCTGACAGTGCAGTATATGACTCTTAAATCCACTTCGACCCGCTATGCTTGACCATAGATTAGTCACCATCGTCCTGAAATGACCCTTCCCCCCTATATTTTCCCATAGGCTTGGATTGCTTTCCACTTGTTTATCAGGGCTTGAAACATCCACCAAACTTATACTCATGTTGTTCCGAATAATGCAAAGCTTCCCATTAAGGGGAACAAGCGCAGCTGCCTCCAGAGCCTTTGAACTTCCCAGGTGCACCTTACTGTCTATCGATTTGTTCCAAGAGTCTGTTGCATCATCGTAAACCCTAAGTTTGCATCCGTCCCTGCAATCTACGGAATAAAGCTGATCGTTCATGGAGGTGCTCGGATTTCTCCAACTTGCCACCATTCCGTCATTCACTGGTGACCATGAGTTGGAGTCACGATCATAAGCCTCGCTCAATACCTGCTGATGAGAACCTCGTCCCTTTAAATACCACTTGCCATTATACACAACCCCGATGAGAGGCACCATCCCACTGCTCATCTCTGCAATTGAATTCCACCTGTTCCTGTTCGGGTCATAAACCTCAGCTGAACGGAGAGCGCGTTGAATACCTTCACACTCGCCGCCAGCTACATAAAGACAATTATCTATGACGCAAGAACCAAAGCAGTGGCGTCTTCGAAGCATGCTTGGTGCCGGGTGCCATTTGTTGGTCCTTGCGCTATAATATACAACACGTCTCATGGACCCCCTAAGAGGATCTTCTCCTCCAAATAAGAAGAGATGACAGCTGCTTAGAACAGCACATCCAAATCCTCTGGCCTCTGAATACTCCACCGGAACTGGTGGGAGCGGTTGCCACAGCTGATAAGTAGGATCAAAGGCATGCCATGATATTTTCCCGTCTCGTTCCCTTTTCATTACATACACCCATTCCTCTGCCATTCCAATGTTTTTTCTGAGAGAATAGTAGAAATTTCCAGATAGGAGGCGGTGCCACCTTTTGCAAACTAGCCGCAGCTTTCGATGCTCCACTCGGGGAACTCGGATGAGACAGGCAATGGCAAGATCATCAGGAAGCCCAGGCAAGAGAGGCGGCTGAACACGAGTCCTTTCCCTGCGAGAGTTCTTGCTCTTGTGGGCCCGGGGATTGATATCTGGCTGGATACAGATCTTTGACCCTGGAACAAACCTTCTGGCACCAGCAACTGTTTTCAAACCCGCATCAACCTTGCAGTAACATGATACAGAATCAACCTGGAACAATTGCATCAATATATTAGAATACTGCTACAAGTCATATGCTTTCTAACTTCTAAGTGGTTAAAAATCCACTGTGTACACCAGTTCGCTGAGACAGGCCTATTTACAAGTTAACATACAAAGTATCTTAGAAATTTTCTGAAGTCATTTCAAGAAAAAACCCACAAATTCATATTCATGGAATCATGGTGCAATACATGATGCTTGACTCACAAAGACAATAACCAGTACGAGGTCAGACATTGAGAAAGTGAAAGATAGAATTATTGCAATAACAGGCTGACAGGTCATTATCATGGATGACTAATCCAAGTTATCCACCACAATCACTAACGGCGGGATATGTGTGTGATACTAAACATAAACAAATATTGCTGGACACTTGGACTTGGACTTGAGAAGTTATTGGCTATATTGTTGATGCTCATATTGGAACAGACTTTCTGGTTAGTAGATAGCTAGACGTCAAGATCTAAGGCAACTGACACTAAATTATGCCAAACAGAAACAAGTCTGGTCTATATTTATCCTTTTCCTAGGCAATAGGAAGCACCTCAATGATAAAGCTAATGTAAGTTAGATGTGAACTGGATGCCACGAGATGACAGGCCGACCATGACATGTAACCCAGGTTCATGCCAGATCAAAATATGGTTCCCAGGATATAGTAATGGTGCAGGCTGGAAGGCCTGGAACAATGAAATAGATTGCAAAATGAAAATAAGTTAGTGAGAAGGGGTATGGTATAATGGTATATGTCCTATGTGATGATCAAAGCTAATGGACACCCCTAGAATGCCGCCCATAGTTTTTCAATCACTGCTATATCGTCTGCAGGAAGCCATCGTGACTTTTGTGCGAGTGTATTCTGAGCGACTATGTTAAAGTGGGTCGAAGTTATCTAAAGCAACTCGTGGTCACCTTAGGACATCTTTTGTGCGACAAGGTTGCCCTAATAACTCAAGGCGTTTCAATGACTttcaaccccaaattttcaattGATTGCACCAAGTGCTGCGGAAAGTTATCCCAAGCATGTATTAACCTCTCATTTGGCAATCTGATACAATTCTGAATGACTGATCGAACAAGTTGTGATTACCAAATAAGCACATGGTCATCCGAGGACTGCAAGAACATCATTTATACCACATGATACCCTTTTTAGTCGCATAGGGTGTTGTGCAACGAGTCACTGACCACATTTAGAAAttgaaaatggcttcaacatcTTATTGCTTGATAGATCAAATGTGATCCTAATAACCACTGTGCACCTCTAGGATGCCGAACATTGAAATTTTCAATGAAGTTTAGACACCGCCTACTGTGCAACTACTACATGTAGATTTTGAAATTGGCTTCATAAAACACCTTGATGTTTTACTTCATAAAACAGCCATCTTTAAGACACAATGATAAAACTAGTTGCTCTTATGAAAAATAAAACAAGTGGATATAAGAAATAATTCATTGTCGCCCCAAGAAATCTTTTATGCCACATGAGTGTCCTATTTAGTTGCATAAGGTGTTTTAACTTATTGTGCAACCCTAAATGTAGATTTCAAAAATGGCTTCATGACAGCTTATTGTTTTATACTTGATTACATGTGATCACATCACCAAATGTACATTCGTAAGAAGCTATCTCAAGCGTGTATTTTAACCTTCTAACATACTGTTTCATGATGTTAATTTTAATGTAATGGGTAAAGTATGATTTACAGATACAACATAGTTCTTAAACAAGCTCCTTTAACTTTTGCACTTAGACGAGAGTGTAAACAATAGCTCAATTGTTGCCATGGCGTAATTTTTAGAGGGTTGTGTCATTTTTGTCTTTGGAATGTCAACCCAATTAATAGTGACCATATGACAACTCAAAAGATTTATTCAAGAAACAGATGAACAGCCCCCCTTGCGTAGAGGAATTTGGCAGACATGAGTAGTGGTATAGATACCGTAGGAAATCATAAGTAAGAAACACAACGGAAGACCAAAGCATTTGCTTGGCTTGAGCCTCCTTTGCACTCGAACAACAAGTTTGTATGTTTACGACTTTACTAAGTCAATATCTGACTCACTCATAATGTGGGCATAAGAGGCAGGTAGCAACGTATTCCGTGAAGTCGATAATTGGAAGGTAAAGAGAAGGCAATGTGACAAGTAGCGTGAATTGCAAAGTTAGGCAGTGAAATTACAGAAAAGGAAATCTCTCAAACAAAAAGGCGGGTGAGCATAATAGTGAGTAACCCTAAAGTACCAAATTAAATTTAAAAAGCAAAATTGAAAAAAGAAGGGAAAGGGGGATGGATAGAGCAGACTGCAGAACTTACAAGTGGAGCTTGGAGACGAAAACCCCTTTGCACATCTGGCGACGGCGACTCATCAACACCTCCTctttccattattattattattattattattattattattattattattattacagttTACAATCTCACAAGTATAGAATTGAACATAAAAAGAAGATGAATTGATGATGGTATCATCAGATCGAGTATGATTAAAGCTGCAATCTTCAAATCTGGTTCAAACCCACCAATAATATAATATGCTTTAAGAAGCTCAAACCCAGTTTACGGAAGTTAAAAAGGTCTCAACTTTGATGCTTGATTTCTGGAAATGCAAACAAGTGTAGTATACAACATTTGAACTTGATTTATAGGAGGAGTAACTGAAACAAAAGGAAACTAATAATAGGAAACAAAAAGGTAAAGATATTGGAAATTTGGAAGAATTGTGAGATTGGTGAATTAAATGCGAATTGAAATAAGAAATGAGTAGTGGAAATTTAATTCAAGAGATTAAAGAGATGAATAGTGAGTGagtgttattataaataaaagtcCAAGTCCCTACTGGAAGTAACTATAACAACAACTAGTAGTAGTAATGCTACTCCAACTACTACCAGAAGTGAACACGACTCCTTACCTTTCTCATCCCACCCCAATCCAAGTTTGAGTTTCAAATTTAAAGCTGGGTTTCAGCTCAATTTCATTTCTTACGTCCTCCCTCTTGGTTAAACCATCCGCTTTATGGTAGCTCATCGACTCTCTACACTCACCTAGTTAACCATATTTATTATTTTGACTAGTTTTTAGACTTTTCAATCCTTTTTATTTTACATCCACCCGTGTAATGCATTTTAATGTTAGTCATACGCAGTACATTTTGGAATTAATTTATAATAAAGTTGTACTGAACATCAATAATGGGTTataaaaaaaaaccacaaaaagcATGATGTAAATTAGGTGTGCATTGTTTTGTCATTTCGTTTAGCCATTAAAAAAAAACATTGAACCTAAAAACTTATTATAAAAAAATATCTATAAAGATTATTCTAAATTACAATATAACTCAATTCAACATGAAAATCTAAATTAGATTGGATTTACTATACTAAACAATACCTAAATTCAAAAATTCGGTTTTCTATAAATGTACAATATAACCAAAAGGTAAGGTTTGCATTTTTATACTAACCTGAATATGACATTACGTGAATGCAAAGTCTGTCATGTTATTGAATTCTTTAACATTGTCATTTCCTAGAGTCAAGGTGCACCTTCCTCTACGTCCTATTTGTTATCCGCTTCTTCATCAATGCACGTCATTCTTTGCTCACTTTCCCCGTGAGGATATCTTTGTTCATCTCTCCGGCCACTATTTTGTGGAAGGAATATTCTTACCATTGGACTTGAATTGATAATTAAAACTTATCCTTCAAGAAAGTAAATGGATACACACTACTTTTGATTTCGAATGACTACAGACTACATGAATGTCGATTGTTTCTTCTATGTGTTTGATCTCCTTGAGCACTTCTCTAATCTTTTGACATTTCAGATATGTAACTTAGGTATTCCGTATAATTTAAAGTTGAATGACTTGTTGATCAACCGTAAACATGAGAAAGGTCCTTGAAGTAAACACCAACTAAACTTTCATTAATGTTCGTTCATGTGTGTCATTACCTCAAACACTAAGGGGTGTGTTAAAATTGTTGTTAATTTTGCATTACATTTCCAACTTTGTTTCTCCCCTTCTTTTTTTTCACCTTTAATTTTTCTATCAGTCATCCGTATCTGGTCTAACAAGTAAAATCGAAATAGTCAAATACATCTCAAATTAAAATCACAGAGAACGACTTATGAATAAAATAAAGTCGATGATATAATAGATTGAAAAATAAATTCCATATTAGTAAACGAAAAATGATTAGAAAAAAAACACCCAATTTGGCCGACGTCATTGAAGAGCAAATATGAAAGTGACCCCACCTCCGTTTTAAGTCACCCAATGGAGTGTAGCCTTAATGAAGCCTTGTGTTATATTTCGTTATCGGGCTTGGGCCGCACTCCTATGGAGAAAAGAGAGTCCAATTTATAAGTCTAAGGAGGGTTCATTCCAAAATAAATTGCCAATAATGAAGTAACTCACTGATTTATTATAAAATAGtcaactctcttttctttttgcAATCTGAAACTCACATGTGATAGGTATGGGTTAGCTCTTTTATTTTCACACATTGTGTCATATAAACGATTATCGCTTTGCATTAGATAGTTATAGAGGTGAAGTGAAGCGAGAATGGTGAATGAAGTTAATGAGTGCCTCGCAACTCACTCAGCCACCGACCTACTCATTCTTGCCATCATCACATTACATTAGGTTGTTTCATTATTGGAtttgttaaaagtttatttaaaatgtGTTATCCATTATAATATTTGTTTTTGCTTTCtttgtgtattttgtgtgacAAAAGTTTAGGTATGCAATTTTTATACTGAATTCTTGTGCATGTGGCTACTAAATCACAATCTGCGTTGTTGTTACTATAATTGTAGTGCATTCTACAGTTTACGACTCTTAACTTCCGTACTTGTGAAACTTATTGgcataatttatattttaatGGAAGTGTGTGGtttgagtgttttttttttttaaataacgcTCTCTCTTTAGGAGTAGCTATTTGCAGCTTAGTTAGTTTTAATGCGAGCGACAATTCATTATATTACTCATTGACTTCCGTGACTTGaattatagcatttttattgtattcTCCTTACTAGGAAGAGACCTACTTCTTGATCACCCGATAGTCAGAAACACATGAAAAGTCCTTGAGATAAGCATCAACTAAGCTTTCATGGATTAACTTTCATGCTTGTCATCAACCTAAATAACAAGAGATCTGTTGAATGTAATTGTGTTTTTATATTACATTCCCAACTTTGCTCCTCCCCTCTTTGTTTTTCACTTTTATTTGTTCTATCAATCTTTGGTATTTAATCTAACAATTAAAATGAGAATCAACAATTATTACAAAACCATCTCAAATAAAAGTAagagaaaacaatttattaaaaaaataaaacacaaaatctcattatagacgacaCATATCCATCTATAATTAAAGACGGCAAAAAACAATACCGCATTTCtaatacacaaaatctcattgaagacgggcaatatccgtcacaagctgaagacggataatgCCCCTCTCACAAGATGCAAGTGGCAATATACATGGGTGCCCCATTTCCCCTCCCACTTGTCAACCCACTTGCTTTATTGTGAGAggttttcagcttgtgacggatattgtccgtcacaagcaagacgctttgtttcTAATAAGACAAACAATAAGTGGGGACATGGAAGAGCAAATTAGGAAGTGACCCCGGGTCCATGTACGATACGCATATGAATCAGAATCTTGTTTCCCAAAATTCCGAGTCAAGCCAGGAAGCCGTCCAATTTGATTCTTTCATACTAGTATattgtttttaattaattaatatttttagtAAAATAATGCCGTGCTGACTCTGCAGTCTTCACCTAAAATTACTATCAAATCATTAGAATTAAGCCacacaaagcgtcttgcttgtgataggctaatcccgtcacaagcttgtgacctctcacaaaaagggagaggtcCTTTACTAATCTTCAGGCTGACTTTCCAAGGGAAATCTTCCCACCCCTTTCCCTTTTGATATTCACAAATTCTCATCTGATTGAGCCATATTCGTCACAACCTTTGTGACAGATGAATTATATCCCATAtaagtagataagacaaaaggaGAGCGTCTAGAGAGTAGCAATCTGTTTTATCTTACCTGCCCACATAAATAGTACTTGCCCTGTCGCAAGCTTGTAACGGATATGTACGTCAGACTTGGTGGTTGGTATTTGTGTATTATATATTATTTCCCTTTGGCTTTATATATCAATCATGTTTAACTCATGCATACACCTGAATtcattaatattaattaataactGTTATTGGGTTAGCACATAAAGTTAACATATTAGGTGTAGCATGTTGATATAAAATCTCTGATCTTTGGTAACCATTTTATTTGAGATCTCTACATCAATAACAGAAAAAATGGTTCAGAACAAGGAATCCCTGACGACACCAAACACTACTAATTCTCCAAATCATACAGCCATCaaccaagaagaagaagaacaacaaCTACCCAGGAGTATTAGTAATAAAAAAAAGAGCAAGAAGTTGACTTTGGTCCCACTAATATTCCTGATTTACTTTGAAGTTGCTGGGGGTCCGTATGGGGAGGAACCTGCTGTCAAAGCTGCGGGTCCACTGTTGGCGTTGTTGGGTTTCCTGATATTTCCCTTCATATGGAGTGTCCCTGAGGCCTTGATCACCGCTGAGCTTTCAACCGCATACCCTGGCGATGGCGGTTTTGTCATTTGGGCTGAGAGGGCCTTTGGACCCTTCTGGGGTTCCATCATGGGCACTTGGAAGTTCTTAAGTGGTGTCATCAACATTGCTTCCTTTCCTGTACTATGCATTGACTACATGAAGAAGTTGTTCCCCGTCTTCGCTTCTGGTTTGCCTAGGTACTTGGCTATACTGGTGTCTACCTTACTCTTGTCATTCGTCAATTACACTGGACTTACCATTGTGGGTTACGCGTCTGTCGTT from Silene latifolia isolate original U9 population chromosome 5, ASM4854445v1, whole genome shotgun sequence encodes the following:
- the LOC141657886 gene encoding F-box/kelch-repeat protein At1g55270-like, which produces MERGGVDESPSPDVQRGFRLQAPLVDSVSCYCKVDAGLKTVAGARRFVPGSKICIQPDINPRAHKSKNSRRERTRVQPPLLPGLPDDLAIACLIRVPRVEHRKLRLVCKRWHRLLSGNFYYSLRKNIGMAEEWVYVMKRERDGKISWHAFDPTYQLWQPLPPVPVEYSEARGFGCAVLSSCHLFLFGGEDPLRGSMRRVVYYSARTNKWHPAPSMLRRRHCFGSCVIDNCLYVAGGECEGIQRALRSAEVYDPNRNRWNSIAEMSSGMVPLIGVVYNGKWYLKGRGSHQQVLSEAYDRDSNSWSPVNDGMVASWRNPSTSMNDQLYSVDCRDGCKLRVYDDATDSWNKSIDSKVHLGSSKALEAAALVPLNGKLCIIRNNMSISLVDVSSPDKQVESNPSLWENIGGKGHFRTMVTNLWSSIAGRSGFKSHILHCQVLQA